In Zingiber officinale cultivar Zhangliang chromosome 11B, Zo_v1.1, whole genome shotgun sequence, a single window of DNA contains:
- the LOC122034000 gene encoding uncharacterized protein LOC122034000, producing MSHERAKEPRPYTRIHPNFALNMMRSGLLIPTILPFVPASGVTPGAPASSPSSQVPSSSLPIVRARSSSSVFQDVIAGLNIGSIPSVLSPTVPTVVQGPPVTSSVRPSLLPPSSLPSSSARPSASTSPQVLFRQAQGLPSLLGHNYTPSYGFLQLKDSLATSWLQSKSSMQGKTTFDQSCALSLYMGNLAADLERQNKELKNQLRAVKAASPTLSNEVIQLQQKISSQVNQMTLLEKDLQHHRQMLGVKEEEKKTLELQIQSLSSQLSVEVAKKNKAILDATLKSYILEHFQTSRPISPDSAQELASQIFELLQLQEKLKAQDLEIDFLTQELECTKTERTNFEEESKCLASELQVYKEGKEEHWEVRRQQYLSSSEFKNEFASRIVGTLTHSADGVLKQLREGGFYLKSLLLNL from the exons ATGTCCCATGAGAGAGCTAAGGAACCTAGGCCTTATACTCGTATTCATCCCAACTTTGCTCTTAACATGATGCGATCAGGTTTATTGATTCCGACAATTCTCCCATTCGTTCCTGCCTCTGGGGTAACTCCGGGCGCACCGGCGTCCTCCCCGTCTTCCCAGgttccctcttcttctcttcctatAGTGAGAGCTAGGTCTTCTAGTTCAGTCTTCCAAGATGTTATTGCTGGCCTAAATATTGGTTCTATACCTTCTGTTTTATCGCCTACTGTCCCTACTGTCGTACAAGGACCTCCCGTTACTTCTAGTGTTAGGCCTTCACTTCTTCCTCCAAGTTCATTGCCTTCTTCTTCCGCAAGGCCCTCGGCCTCTACTTCTCCTCAAGTCCTTTTCAGGCAAGCCCAAGGCTTGCCTTCTTTACTGGGACACAATTACACTCCTTCCTATGGATTCCTCCAGTTGAAAGATTCCTTAGCCACATCTTGGCTTCAGAGTAAGAGTTCTATGCAGGGAAAAACTACTTTTGATCAG TCTTGTGCCTTGAGCTTGTACATGGGAAATTTAGCAGCAGACTTAGAGAGGCAAAATAAAGAGTTAAAGAATCAATTAAGGGCCGTAAAGGCAGCATCCCCTACTCTGAGCAATGAGGTCATCCAACTCCAACAGAAGATAAGTTCTCAGGTTAATCAGATGACCCTTTTGGAGAAGGATTTGCAGCATCATCGCCAGATGTTAGGggttaaagaagaagagaagaagacttTAGAGCTGCAAATACAGAGCCTATCTTCTCAGTTGAGTGTTGAAGTAGCCAAGAAAAATAAAGCTATCTTAGACGCTACCCTCAAATCTTATATCTTAGAGCATTTTCAGACTTCACGCCCTATATCTCCGGACTCAGCTCAAGAGTTAGCTTCTCAGATTTTTGAGCTATTACAGCTACAAGAGAAACTAAAAGCTCAGGATTTAGAAATAGATTTCCTCACCCAAGAACTAGAATGCACCAAAACTGAAAGGACCAATTTTGAGGAAGAATCAAAGTGTCTTGCCTCAGAACTACAAGTTTACAAGGAGGGTAAAGAGGAGCATTGGGAGGTCCGACGCCAACAGTACTTATCCTCTTCTGAATTCAAGAATGAGTTTGCCAGCCGCATTGTAGGGACTCTAACTCATTCTGCTGATGGGGTACTTAAACAGCTACGAGAAGGGGGGTTTTATCTCAAGAGCCTCCTCCTCAATTTATAG